One genomic window of Paenibacillus xylanilyticus includes the following:
- a CDS encoding calcium-translocating P-type ATPase, SERCA-type: MEQTKWHQLSVEELRSTLGVSLEEGLTDEAVAQKRKVAGSNELSEGKRISPITLLLNQFKDFMVLVLMGATLVSGLLGEYLDAVTIVAIIVLNAILGFVQEFRAERSLRALKQLSAPLAKVLRAGQEVQLAAKQLVPGDIILVESGDRIPADVRWLETNSLDVEESALTGESVPVSKHCNPIADDAVPLGDQKNIGFMGTMVTRGTAKGVVIRTGMDTEMGKIADLIQNTEEQETPLQHRLEQLGKILIFVALGLTVMVVVAGILHGQPAIGMFLAGVSLAVAAIPEGLPAIVTIALALGVQRMIKRKAIVRKLPSVETLGCASVICSDKTGTLTQNKMTVTDVWLEGRSIQVTGDGYAPEGQMLEDGRTVELKSDQTLRRLLQISALCNNASIVESFSEERNKKKGKDGKKEAIKEDGVVWELKGDPTEGALVTLASKMGLTPASLKELYARQQEFPFDSDRKRMSVLIQHQGGRMVYTKGAPDVLIGQCSYILWEGKVVPFTGTLRQKVMAANEKMAGAALRVLGMAYREVRPEEKVDDEHAAENQLVFVGLAGMIDPPRREVRDAIATCRRAGIRTVMITGDHGTTAEAIAQQLGILPRGGGSLSGQQLAGLTDDELDKQVEGIYVFSRVSPEHKLRIVKSLQRKGHVVAMTGDGVNDAPAIKAADIGIAMGITGTDVTKEASALILSDDNFSTIVAAIEEGRNIYENIRKFIRYLLASNVGEILTMFFAMMMGLPLPLVPIQILWVNLVTDGLPAMALGVDQPEKDLMEHKPRGAKENIFARRLGWKIISRGVLIGLCTLGAFWLTLQAAPDQPGQLIKAQSVAFATLVLAQLIHVFDCRSSRSIFHRNPLQNKYLVLAVISSVVLMLVVMYVEPLQPIFKTVPLGMREWAISIVAAGIPTFLMGAGSVWGGRRNRRRMGPGSFVPKSTKFSA, translated from the coding sequence ATGGAACAGACCAAGTGGCATCAACTAAGCGTAGAAGAGCTTCGCAGCACGCTAGGCGTCAGTCTGGAGGAAGGATTGACGGATGAAGCTGTTGCGCAGAAGAGGAAGGTCGCCGGTTCAAATGAGCTGAGTGAAGGAAAACGTATATCCCCAATTACACTGCTGCTTAACCAATTTAAGGACTTTATGGTGCTCGTTTTGATGGGAGCGACACTGGTGTCCGGATTGCTCGGAGAATATTTGGATGCCGTTACTATTGTGGCGATTATTGTGTTAAATGCCATTCTGGGCTTCGTACAGGAATTTCGGGCTGAGCGTTCCCTCCGCGCATTGAAGCAGCTGTCCGCACCTCTTGCCAAAGTTCTTCGGGCTGGTCAGGAAGTGCAGCTTGCTGCCAAACAGCTGGTGCCAGGGGATATCATCCTTGTCGAGAGCGGAGATCGCATCCCGGCGGATGTAAGATGGCTGGAAACGAACAGTCTGGATGTGGAGGAATCGGCACTCACTGGAGAATCGGTCCCAGTAAGCAAGCATTGCAACCCCATTGCAGATGATGCCGTACCGCTCGGCGATCAGAAAAACATTGGATTTATGGGCACCATGGTTACCCGCGGGACGGCCAAGGGCGTTGTCATTCGGACAGGCATGGATACCGAGATGGGTAAAATTGCCGATCTAATCCAAAATACCGAGGAACAGGAAACACCGCTTCAGCATCGTTTGGAGCAATTGGGCAAAATACTCATTTTTGTTGCATTGGGACTTACCGTGATGGTTGTTGTGGCTGGTATTTTGCATGGACAACCGGCGATTGGCATGTTCCTTGCTGGTGTCAGTCTGGCGGTGGCTGCCATACCTGAAGGTTTGCCGGCGATTGTCACGATTGCACTTGCGCTGGGTGTGCAGCGAATGATTAAGCGCAAAGCCATTGTACGAAAATTACCTTCAGTCGAGACACTTGGTTGTGCCTCCGTGATCTGCTCTGACAAGACGGGGACATTAACCCAGAACAAGATGACCGTGACCGATGTATGGCTGGAAGGTCGCAGCATCCAAGTCACCGGGGACGGGTATGCACCGGAAGGACAGATGCTGGAAGACGGCCGGACGGTGGAGCTGAAGAGTGATCAAACGCTGCGAAGACTGCTTCAGATCAGTGCGTTATGTAACAATGCGAGTATTGTGGAAAGCTTCTCGGAAGAGCGCAATAAGAAAAAGGGTAAGGATGGCAAGAAGGAGGCAATCAAGGAGGATGGCGTCGTATGGGAGCTGAAAGGCGATCCAACCGAAGGCGCACTCGTCACTCTGGCCTCCAAAATGGGTCTTACTCCTGCCAGCCTCAAAGAGTTATATGCACGTCAACAGGAGTTTCCGTTCGATTCGGACCGCAAACGAATGTCTGTCCTCATTCAGCATCAGGGTGGCCGCATGGTCTACACCAAAGGTGCTCCTGATGTGTTGATCGGACAATGCAGCTATATTTTATGGGAGGGCAAAGTGGTACCCTTCACTGGAACGTTGAGACAGAAAGTGATGGCTGCAAACGAGAAGATGGCCGGAGCAGCCCTGCGTGTCTTGGGGATGGCTTATCGTGAAGTACGCCCTGAGGAAAAAGTAGATGACGAACATGCTGCCGAAAATCAGCTTGTGTTCGTTGGACTTGCTGGCATGATCGATCCTCCTCGGAGAGAAGTCCGAGATGCAATTGCAACTTGCCGCAGAGCGGGTATCCGGACGGTCATGATCACGGGTGACCACGGGACTACTGCTGAGGCGATAGCCCAGCAGCTGGGCATTCTTCCCCGGGGCGGAGGTTCGTTAAGCGGACAGCAGCTGGCCGGATTGACGGACGATGAGCTGGATAAGCAGGTCGAAGGTATTTATGTATTCTCCCGGGTGTCCCCTGAGCACAAGCTCCGGATTGTAAAATCCCTGCAGCGCAAAGGCCATGTCGTAGCCATGACAGGGGACGGTGTCAACGACGCACCAGCAATCAAAGCGGCGGACATCGGAATTGCGATGGGAATTACAGGAACGGATGTGACGAAAGAGGCATCGGCCTTGATTCTCAGTGATGATAACTTTTCTACTATTGTAGCGGCGATTGAAGAAGGGCGTAATATATATGAGAATATTCGGAAGTTTATTCGGTACTTGCTTGCTTCCAACGTAGGTGAGATTCTAACAATGTTCTTCGCGATGATGATGGGACTGCCGCTGCCGCTCGTGCCCATCCAGATTCTATGGGTGAACCTCGTGACAGATGGCCTGCCGGCCATGGCGCTAGGTGTGGATCAGCCGGAGAAAGACCTGATGGAGCACAAGCCACGCGGCGCCAAGGAAAACATTTTTGCCCGGAGACTGGGCTGGAAAATCATCAGCCGCGGTGTATTGATCGGATTATGTACATTAGGTGCGTTCTGGCTTACCCTTCAAGCCGCTCCGGATCAACCGGGTCAGCTTATCAAAGCACAGTCTGTCGCTTTTGCGACACTTGTTCTGGCTCAGCTTATTCATGTGTTTGACTGCCGGAGTTCGCGCTCCATCTTCCACCGGAATCCGCTCCAGAACAAATATCTGGTTCTTGCGGTGATCTCGTCCGTCGTGCTGATGCTGGTTGTGATGTACGTGGAGCCGCTGCAGCCGATCTTCAAAACCGTACCGCTCGGCATGCGTGAATGGGCCATTTCCATCGTTGCTGCAGGTATCCCAACGTTCCTGATGGGAGCAGGCAGTGTCTGGGGTGGCCGTCGTAACCGTCGCCGGATGGGTCCTGGAAGCTTCGTACCGAAAAGTACAAAGTTTTCGGCATAA